From Pelmatolapia mariae isolate MD_Pm_ZW linkage group LG1, Pm_UMD_F_2, whole genome shotgun sequence, one genomic window encodes:
- the ubap1lb gene encoding ubiquitin-associated protein 1-like has translation MDGVPLRVPQSASFQELKYSVSMTVPDYFNILQETEYGFSLENWVLTGLQSGFATQHQLNPSSSSSSLLSSCPPYWMLFSSPQQNASRQSLDFCEPSPRQRSHSLNSSILRTKFTISPSDDEEGTTQKAKTSSIVKVSPGEQPPANCQRGQRKAQKAFVPDLLNPPACLSSLPHQRRKNLRQCSLSVLDTPTQQDPNTETYPQSTSSHTASNMRIPHARTSTASMIFRPDTCRNPPVMWGPRGLSSSALDSTAELLSALNPEERELLEAITARGYSLHTAITALQRTGQQTPDEILSYLVACDHLCQLGYDMSQVEEALEMFQNCETKAKEFLHLLNQFNEMGFQKNAIKEVLLVHENHRDRALEELMMRVS, from the exons TATGGATTCAGTCTGGAGAACTGGGTGCTAACTGGGCTGCAAAGTGGCTTTGCCACCCAGCACCAGCTTAAcccctcttcctcttcatcaaGCCTGCTGTCATCTTGTCCACCATACTGGATGCTGTTTAGCAGCCCACAACAGAACGCCAGTCGACAGAGCTTGGACTTCTGCGAGCCCAGCCCTCGGCAGCGGTCCCACAGCCTCAACTCCTCCATCCTGCGTACCAAGTTTACCATCTCACCTTCAGATGACGAAGAGGGCACTACACAGAAAGCCAAGACGAGTTCCATAGTGAAAGTGAGTCCCGGGGAACAGCCTCCTGCAAACTGTCAGCGTGGTCAGAGGAAAGCACAGAAGGCCTTTGTCCCTGACCTGCTGAACCCCCCGGCCTGTCTGAGCAGCCTGCCCCACCAGCGCAGAAAGAACCTGCGTCAGTGTTCACTGTCAGTGCTTGACACGCCCACACAACAAGATCCCAACACAGAGACTTATCCCCAGAGCACTTCATCACACACAGCCTCAAACATGAGGATCCCTCATGCCAGAACCAGCACAGCCAGCATG ATATTCAGACCAGACACCTGTAGAAACCCTCCTGTCATGTGGGGCCCCAGGGGTTTGTCCTCCTCTGCTTTGGACTCTACAGCAGAACTCCTGTCAGCTCTAAACCCAGAGGAGAGAGAGTTGCTGGAGGCCATCACTGCAAGGGGCTACTCTCTTCATACTGCCATCACTGCCCTTCAGAGGACAGGACAGCAGACCCCAGATGAG ATCTTGAGTTATCTGGTGGCTTGTGACCACCTGTGTCAGCTGGGTTATGACATGTCCCAGGTGGAAGAGGCCTTGGAGATGTTTCAAAACTGTGAAACAAAG GCAAAGGAGTTCCTACACCTGCTGAATCAGTTCAATGAGATGGGCTTTCAGAAGAATGCCATCAAAGAAGTGCTGCTGGTTCATGAAAACCACCGAGATCGGGCCCTGGAGGAGCTTATGATGCGTGTTTCctga
- the kbtbd13a gene encoding kelch repeat and BTB domain-containing protein 13: protein MKIYGTDVMESSSCPHLSQQSGKYKGVDSLRVSIKDCVFIVDKPTVVKNCEYFRALFQSGMRESKQEEVQLKCVGNLGFQVLLQVLDGKPPILNSDEIVEAIECTAFLQVPALTKHLINIINSENCLLMFHTAATYGVWELFHRAALFIRDMYTDLGEEVRSLPSKLLEYIESLLPSSYMAVCSHSPSTELLQDAQRTVCHLDEEQKEWRVLTHLPMSTSTIMAGVAVLDNKLYIIGGLYDLSKKVVETGFCYDPVANSWSVICGPQQLRYNFSLIGHEECLYAIGGEYNKKALSSVERYGLSDQSWSFVSSLPCPAASVVSTVAMKRIYICLWKGKGATDIHGYVPEHNRWNLVTTLICQHSYGLHMVAHRDNLYVMRNGPCEDFLQCVMDCYNLTSGQWTVMSGQYGNSKSSLFTAVVRGDSVFTLSRHVTTEYTIEENKWRLRREMKGFGRIGSIYTFLMRLPKPTLSLLGNCPSQNLRDTDVCHRFPLGCSQHI from the coding sequence ATGAAGATTTATGGAACAGATGTGATGGAGTCCAGCAGCTGCCCACACTTGAGCCAACAGTCAGGAAAATATAAGGGAGTAGACAGCCTGCGAGTCAGCATTAAAGACTGTGTTTTCATTGTGGATAAACCTACCGTAGTCAAAAACTGTGAGTACTTCAGAGCATTGTTCCAGTCAGGAATGAGAGAGTCTAAACAGGAGGAGGTCCAGCTGAAATGCGTGGGGAATCTGGGATTTCAAGTTCTGCTGCAGGTGCTGGATGGGAAGCCACCCATCCTCAACAGTGACGAGATCGTCGAAGCAATAGAGTGTACGGCTTTTCTCCAGGTGCCAGCTCTCACCAAACATTTGATCAATATTATAAATTCCGAAAACTGCTTGCTCATGTTTCATACAGCTGCAACCTACGGAGTGTGGGAGTTGTTCCACAGAGCAGCTTTATTCATCAGAGACATGTACACTGACCTAGGGGAGGAGGTTCGTAGCTTACCCAGTAAGCTGCTGGAGTACATTGAGTCTCTTCTCCCAAGTAGCTACATGGCAGTGTGCAGTCACTCTCCATCCACTGAGCTGCTCCAGGATGCCCAGAGGACAGTGTGTCATCTGGATGAAGAGCAAAAAGAGTGGCGAGTCCTCACGCATCTTCCTATGAGCACCAGCACCATCATGGCAGGCGTGGCAGTCCTCGACAACAAACTGTACATAATCGGAGGATTGTATGATTTAAGTAAAAAGGTAGTGGAGACTGGATTCTGCTACGATCCTGTGGCCAATTCATGGTCAGTGATTTGCGGACCTCAGCAGCTACGCTACAACTTCTCTCTGATAGGTCATGAGGAATGCCTCTATGCTATAGGAGGGGAGTATAACAAGAAGGCTCTGTCATCAGTGGAGAGATATGGGCTGTCTGATCAGAGCTGGAGTTTTGTTTCCTCCCTCCCGTGCCCTGCAGCCTCAGTGGTGTCCACTGTAGCCATGAAGAGGATCTATATCTGTCTTTGGAAAGGGAAAGGGGCCACAGACATCCATGGGTACGTACCTGAACACAATCGGTGGAATCTGGTCACTACACTCATCTGCCAGCACAGTTATGGTCTTCATATGGTGGCCCACAGGGATAATCTCTATGTGATGCGGAACGGACCATGTGAAGACTTCTTACAATGTGTGATGGACTGTTACAACCTGACTTCAGGTCAGTGGACAGTGATGTCCGGTCAGTACGGGAACAGCAAAAGCTCTCTGTTCACGGCAGTGGTCAGAGGAGATTCTGTGTTCACTCTCAGCAGGCACGTGACCACAGAGTACACCATAGAGGAGAACAAATGGAGGCTCAGGCGTGAGATGAAAGGTTTTGGCAGGATTGGATCCATATATACATTTTTGATGAGGCTGCCTAAACCCACTCTCTCCCTTTTAGGAAACTGCCCAAGCCAGAACCTCAGAGACACTGATGTCTGTCACAGATTTCCCCTGGGATGCtctcagcacatttaa